The following coding sequences are from one Carettochelys insculpta isolate YL-2023 chromosome 5, ASM3395843v1, whole genome shotgun sequence window:
- the NUDT12 gene encoding NAD-capped RNA hydrolase NUDT12 codes for MINTERSPKQQMISQLHSFAATGDKISLTALCNQSPSLINEAAENGWTALMYAARNGHFEIVKILLEKGCDRSIVNKSSQTALDVAKFWGYKHIANLLANVKGGQKPFFLPNYISEYENYFSRTLLDRRSDKRTDSKWLNRKQNHPATVYILFSSLSPLVTLRGGEDGSQQPKVRLCRLCHKDVKEYMSQVEQVTLIFLGVELQLATLNGGVMKEDEDDGLVAWFAINIDATVAEQFKQKHEDCYFLHPPMPALLQLPEKEAGVVAQARSILAWHNRYQFCPTCGSATKIEEGGYKKTCLKEDCPSLQGVHNTSYPRVDPVVIMQVLHPDGNQCLLGRQKRFPPGMFTCLAGFVEPGETIEDAVRREVEEESGVKVGHVQYVSCQPWPMPSSLMIGCLAVAVSTEIRVDKNEIEDARWFTREQVVDVLIKGNQHSFFVPPSQAIAHQLIKHWIGMNANL; via the exons ATGATAAACACTGAAAGGAGCCCCAAACAGCAAATGATTTCTCAGCTGCACAGTTTTGCTGCTACTGGTGATAAGATCAGCTTGACAGCATTGTGCAATCAGTCTCCATCCCTTATCAATGAAGCTGCTGAGAATGGTTGGACAGCCTTAATGTATGCTGCCAGAAACGGCCATTTCGAGATTGTGAAGATTCTTCTTGAAAAAGG GTGTGACAGGTCCATTGTCAATAAATCAAGCCAGACTGCACTGGACGTTGCTAAATTTTGGGGGTATAAGCATATAGCTAATTTACTAGCAAATGTCAAAGGCGGGCAGAAGCCTTTTTTCCTGCCAAATTATATAAGCGAATATGAAAATTATTTTAGCAGGACACTTCTGGATAGAAGGAGTGATAAAAGAACAGATTCTAAATggttaaacagaaaacaaaaccatcCAGCCACTGTATACATTCTTTTCTCAAGTTTAAGCCCTTTGGTCACTTTGCGTGGAGGGGAAGATGGTTCTCAGCAGCCTAAAGTCAGGCTTTGCAGACTGTGCCACAAGGATGTAAAAGAATACATGAGTCAGGTTGAACAAGTCACCTTGATTTTTCTTGGAGTAGAACTTCAGTTAGCTACTCTGAATGGTGGAGTTATGAAGGAAGATGAAGATGATGGACTGGTTGCTTGGTTTGCCATCAACATAGATGCCACCGTTGCTGAACAGTTTAAACAGAAGCATGAAGATTGTTATTTTCTTCATCCTCCAATGCCTGCACTGCTGCAACTGCCTGAAAAAGAAGCTG GTGTAGTAGCCCAGGCCAGATCTATTCTAGCATGGCATAACCGATACCAGTTTTGCCCAACGTGTGGCAGTGCAACCAAGATCGAAGAAGGAGGCTACAAGAAGACTTGCTTAAAAGAAGATTGTCCCAGTCTCCAAGGTGTTCACAATACATCATATCCAAGAGTTG ATCCTGTAGTGATAATGCAAGTCCTTCATCCAGATGGGAACCAGTGCCTTTTAGGCAGGCAGAAGAGGTTTCCTCCTGGCATGTTTACCTGCCTTGCTGGATTTGTAGAGcctg GGGAAACAATAGAAGATGCTGTTCGAAGAGAAGTAGAGGAGGAGAGTGGTGTCAAAGTTGGCCATGTTCAGTATGTCTCTTGTCaaccatggccaatgccctcctccctAATGATTGGTTGCTTAGCTGTTGCAGTGTCTACAGAAATTAGAGTTGACAAGAATGAAATAGAGGATGCCCGCTGGTTCACTAGAGAACAG GTTGTGGACGTTCTCATTAAAGGAAACCAGCATTCTTTCTTTGTGCCACCGAGTCAAGCAATTGCACACCAGTTGATAAAACATTGGATTGGAATGAATGCTAATCTTTAA